One part of the Rhodanobacteraceae bacterium genome encodes these proteins:
- a CDS encoding phosphoglycerate dehydrogenase yields MFKIRTYNKISVSGTSRLPQGRYEIGDNVDAPDAILVRSADLHKIPVNPELKAVARAGAGTNNVPVTELSKRGIVVFNAPGANANAVKELVLAGMLMAVRNLREATEFVRSLDPSDPQLEHKVEDGKKRFVGSEVVGRTLGVVGLGAIGVRVANAAKGIGMRVIGFDPHMTVEGAWQLSSDVDKAGSLGEVLAASDFISLHVPLNPATKGTINAAALANAKDGLVLLNFAREGVVDEEAVIAALDSGKLGHYVSDFPTARTLSHAKVVSFPHLGASTNEAEENCAVMVADQLRDYLENGNVTNAVNFPSVRLPRAGAQRLTVANRNVPNMIGQLSHVLGGAGANITQMLNSSRGELAYNILDLDQPISSDVVAKVEAIEGILAVRVL; encoded by the coding sequence ATGTTCAAGATCCGTACGTACAACAAGATCTCCGTCAGCGGCACCTCGCGCCTGCCGCAAGGCCGTTATGAGATCGGCGACAACGTCGACGCGCCGGACGCGATCCTGGTGCGCTCGGCGGACCTGCACAAGATTCCGGTCAACCCCGAGCTGAAAGCGGTGGCGCGCGCGGGCGCCGGCACCAACAACGTGCCGGTGACCGAACTCAGCAAGCGCGGCATCGTGGTGTTCAATGCGCCGGGCGCCAATGCCAATGCGGTCAAGGAACTGGTGCTCGCCGGCATGCTGATGGCGGTGCGCAACCTGCGCGAGGCCACCGAGTTCGTGCGCAGCCTGGATCCGTCCGATCCACAGCTCGAGCACAAGGTCGAGGACGGCAAGAAGCGCTTCGTCGGTTCCGAAGTGGTCGGCCGCACGCTCGGCGTGGTTGGCCTCGGCGCGATCGGCGTGCGCGTGGCGAACGCGGCCAAGGGCATCGGCATGCGCGTGATCGGCTTCGACCCGCACATGACCGTCGAGGGCGCATGGCAGCTGTCCAGCGATGTCGACAAGGCCGGCAGCCTTGGCGAAGTGCTCGCTGCGTCGGACTTCATCTCGCTGCATGTGCCGCTGAACCCCGCAACCAAGGGCACCATCAACGCCGCCGCGCTGGCGAACGCCAAGGACGGCCTGGTCCTGCTGAACTTCGCGCGCGAGGGCGTGGTTGACGAGGAAGCGGTGATCGCGGCACTCGACAGCGGCAAGCTCGGCCATTACGTCAGCGACTTCCCGACCGCGCGCACCCTGTCGCACGCGAAGGTGGTTTCCTTCCCGCACCTGGGCGCCTCGACCAACGAAGCCGAGGAGAACTGCGCGGTGATGGTCGCCGACCAACTGCGCGATTACCTCGAGAACGGCAATGTCACCAACGCAGTGAATTTCCCCAGCGTGCGCCTGCCGCGCGCCGGCGCGCAGCGCCTGACTGTGGCCAACCGCAACGTGCCGAACATGATCGGCCAGCTCTCGCACGTGCTCGGTGGCGCCGGCGCCAACATCACCCAGATGCTCAATTCCTCGCGCGGCGAACTCGCCTACAACATCCTCGACCTCGACCAGCCGATCTCGTCCGACGTCGTGGCCAAGGTCGAGGCGATCGAGGGCATTCTTGCGGTCAGGGTGCTCTGA
- the serC gene encoding 3-phosphoserine/phosphohydroxythreonine transaminase, which produces MSRAYNFSAGPGALPEPVLRQAQQEMLEWRDARASVMEISHRDKAFIALAESAEASLREILAIPSNYKVLFLQGGATTQFALLPMNFAAPDQAADYGVTGAWGEKAAKEAKPVCAAKIAATSADSNFTTVPDVASWKLSDNAAFLHVTPNETIHGVEFYDLPAQSAPVIADVSSTILSRPLDVSKYGVLYAGAQKNIGPSGITVMIVRDDLLERKPRALPQILSYKAHAENQSMLNTPPTFGWYIAALVFDWVKQQGGLGAVAATNRRKAEALYAAIDGSGGFYTNKVDPRYRSWMNVPFVLPDEKLDAPFLKGAEAAGMLGLKGHRAVGGMRASIYNATGEDAVAALIDYMREFQRKNG; this is translated from the coding sequence GTGAGCCGTGCCTACAACTTCAGCGCCGGTCCCGGTGCGCTGCCCGAACCCGTGTTGCGACAAGCCCAGCAGGAGATGCTGGAGTGGCGCGATGCCCGCGCCTCGGTGATGGAGATCAGCCATCGCGACAAGGCTTTCATCGCCCTGGCCGAGAGCGCCGAGGCCAGTCTGCGCGAGATCCTCGCGATCCCGTCGAACTACAAGGTCCTGTTCCTGCAGGGCGGCGCGACCACCCAGTTCGCGCTGCTGCCGATGAACTTCGCAGCCCCCGACCAGGCCGCAGACTACGGGGTCACCGGCGCCTGGGGCGAGAAGGCGGCCAAGGAGGCCAAGCCGGTCTGCGCCGCGAAGATCGCCGCGACCAGCGCCGACTCGAACTTCACCACCGTCCCTGACGTGGCCAGTTGGAAACTCAGCGACAACGCCGCTTTCCTGCACGTGACGCCGAACGAGACTATCCACGGCGTGGAGTTCTACGACCTGCCGGCACAGTCCGCTCCGGTCATCGCCGATGTCTCCAGCACGATCCTGTCGCGCCCGCTGGATGTCTCGAAGTACGGCGTGCTGTACGCCGGCGCGCAGAAGAATATCGGCCCCTCCGGCATCACCGTGATGATCGTCCGCGACGACCTGCTCGAGCGCAAGCCGCGCGCGCTGCCACAGATCCTGTCGTACAAGGCGCATGCCGAGAACCAGTCGATGCTGAACACCCCGCCGACCTTCGGCTGGTACATCGCCGCGCTGGTGTTCGACTGGGTCAAGCAGCAGGGTGGCCTCGGCGCCGTCGCCGCGACCAACCGGCGCAAGGCCGAGGCGCTGTACGCGGCGATCGACGGTTCCGGTGGCTTCTACACCAACAAGGTGGATCCGCGTTACCGCTCGTGGATGAACGTGCCCTTCGTGCTGCCCGACGAGAAGCTCGATGCGCCCTTCCTCAAGGGTGCCGAGGCCGCCGGCATGCTCGGCCTGAAGGGCCACCGCGCGGTCGGCGGCATGCGCGCCAGCATCTACAACGCCACCGGCGAGGATGCGGTGGCTGCGCTGATCGACTACATGCGCGAGTTCCAGCGGAAGAACGGGTGA
- a CDS encoding glycine zipper 2TM domain-containing protein, with protein sequence MRKSISLLLAALSLPALVAAQPRGYSEYPEDENVRLVYADVLRVDPVYESVRVNEPREECYDTEVSRRGGRYENTNTGTIVGALIGGALGNQVGKGDGRRAATVAGAVIGGAVGREVDANDNPSRTYRGVETRCRVVESGYDERRIVGYDVEYRYRGEVFFSRLGYDPGEKLRVRVSVEPADP encoded by the coding sequence ATGCGCAAGTCGATTTCGCTGCTCCTGGCCGCCCTGAGTCTGCCTGCGCTGGTCGCAGCTCAGCCGCGCGGTTACTCAGAGTATCCGGAAGACGAAAACGTGCGTCTGGTGTATGCCGACGTGCTCCGGGTAGACCCGGTATACGAGAGCGTGCGCGTCAACGAGCCGCGCGAAGAGTGCTACGACACCGAGGTGTCGCGCCGCGGCGGGCGCTACGAAAACACCAACACCGGCACCATCGTCGGTGCGCTGATCGGTGGCGCGCTGGGCAATCAGGTCGGAAAGGGCGATGGCCGACGCGCCGCCACGGTGGCCGGCGCGGTGATTGGTGGTGCGGTCGGCCGCGAGGTCGATGCCAATGACAATCCTTCGCGCACCTATCGTGGCGTCGAAACCCGCTGCCGCGTGGTCGAGTCCGGCTACGACGAGCGGCGCATCGTCGGCTACGACGTCGAGTACCGTTACCGTGGTGAGGTGTTCTTCTCGCGGCTGGGCTACGATCCGGGCGAGAAGCTGCGCGTGCGCGTCTCGGTGGAACCAGCTGATCCCTGA
- a CDS encoding formimidoylglutamate deiminase produces MFQGHCDYALLPDGWRANVRLVAGADGRWTEVAPDSPRRRVPHLGRFVLPGMPNLHSHAFQRAMAGSAERFGRSDDSFWSWREAMYRHAGRIDPQSLHAIARWLYTEMVEQGYTRVCEFHYVHHQPGGARYPDSDAMSQALIAAAAEVGIGLTLLPTLYQRGGFRDEALVERQLRFAHPTNEFLDLCQSLARQADGPRLRVGAAIHSLRAVSAEALSELLADPFWADRPLHIHVAEQQLEVDQCLAVHGRRPIERLFDLAEVDARWCLVHATHASAGELDAIARAGAVVGICTTTEANLGDGLFDLPGLRGRRGRYGIGSDSHIGLDPREELRWLEYQARLASGRRTLLGDGERPDVAANLWSEAVAGGAQACGAAPGGFRFGGDADWIVLDDGDPACAGASPDEIMGCWIFAPSRHPPRQVGVSGQRVVHAGQHPRRDAYSRAYLQELQRLAS; encoded by the coding sequence ATGTTCCAGGGTCACTGCGACTACGCGCTGCTGCCGGATGGCTGGCGCGCCAATGTCCGCCTGGTTGCCGGCGCGGACGGGCGCTGGACCGAGGTGGCGCCCGACAGCCCGCGCAGGAGAGTCCCACACCTTGGCCGTTTCGTGCTGCCGGGGATGCCGAATCTGCACTCGCACGCCTTCCAGCGGGCAATGGCGGGTAGCGCCGAACGCTTCGGTCGCTCCGACGACAGCTTCTGGAGCTGGCGCGAGGCGATGTACCGCCACGCCGGGCGCATCGATCCGCAGTCGCTGCACGCGATTGCCCGCTGGCTGTACACCGAGATGGTCGAGCAGGGCTACACGCGCGTGTGCGAGTTTCACTACGTGCACCACCAGCCCGGTGGCGCCCGCTATCCAGACAGCGACGCGATGTCGCAGGCGCTGATCGCGGCCGCGGCCGAGGTCGGCATCGGCCTGACGCTGCTGCCGACGCTGTACCAGCGCGGCGGGTTCCGCGATGAAGCGCTGGTCGAGCGGCAACTGCGTTTTGCACACCCGACAAACGAATTCCTGGATCTGTGCCAGAGCCTGGCGCGACAGGCCGATGGCCCCCGCTTGCGCGTGGGTGCCGCCATCCACTCGCTGCGCGCCGTGTCCGCAGAAGCCCTCAGCGAACTGCTGGCCGATCCGTTCTGGGCCGACCGGCCGCTGCACATCCATGTGGCCGAACAGCAACTGGAGGTCGACCAGTGCCTGGCGGTGCATGGCCGGCGTCCGATCGAACGCCTGTTCGACCTGGCGGAAGTCGACGCGCGTTGGTGCCTGGTGCACGCAACGCACGCCAGCGCGGGTGAACTCGACGCGATCGCGCGCGCCGGCGCGGTGGTCGGCATCTGCACCACGACCGAGGCCAATCTCGGCGACGGTCTGTTCGACTTGCCTGGGCTGCGCGGGCGGAGAGGGCGCTACGGCATCGGCTCCGACAGCCATATCGGCCTCGATCCGCGCGAAGAACTGCGCTGGCTGGAATACCAGGCGCGACTCGCGAGCGGGCGGCGCACGCTGCTGGGAGACGGTGAGCGCCCGGATGTCGCGGCGAACCTGTGGAGCGAGGCGGTTGCCGGCGGCGCGCAGGCCTGCGGTGCCGCCCCGGGCGGGTTCCGTTTCGGCGGCGACGCCGACTGGATCGTGCTCGACGACGGCGATCCAGCCTGCGCGGGCGCGTCGCCCGACGAGATCATGGGCTGCTGGATCTTTGCGCCGAGCCGTCATCCGCCGCGCCAGGTGGGCGTGTCGGGCCAGAGAGTGGTTCACGCGGGGCAGCATCCGCGGCGCGATGCGTACTCGCGAGCGTATCTGCAGGAGCTGCAGCGGCTGGCGAGCTGA
- the hutI gene encoding imidazolonepropionase — protein MWDCLWIAPRLWTGGTAPALIEDAALACQGGRITYAGPANDLPDAPSRLAREVRRHAHGLLTPGLIDCHTHLVFAGNRADEYRERLAGTSYAQIAARGGGIAGSVRLTRAASSDELYAQAAARARQLIADGVTTIEIKSGYGLDLESERKMLKVARRLGRSLGVTVRTSYLALHTVPADTSDRASYVRAAIEEWLPQLAAEGLVDAVDAYHEGIAFNADEVAALFRAAAALKLPVRLHADQLSDQQGAALAAAHGALSADHLECTDAAGCAALARAGTVAVLLPAAYLVLKETRKPPVTQLREAGAAMAVATDVNPGTSPLLSLRTAMSLAISLFDLQVEEALLGTTLHAAKALGLQETHGILAPGKRADFVCWEAESPAELVYWLGGVLAREVVAGGNIIHGRP, from the coding sequence ATGTGGGATTGTCTGTGGATCGCGCCGCGGCTGTGGACCGGCGGCACCGCGCCGGCCTTGATCGAGGACGCCGCACTGGCATGCCAGGGCGGCAGGATCACCTATGCCGGCCCTGCGAACGACCTGCCCGACGCGCCATCGCGACTGGCACGCGAGGTGCGCCGGCACGCGCATGGCCTGCTGACGCCGGGCCTGATCGATTGCCACACGCATCTGGTGTTTGCCGGGAACCGCGCGGACGAATACCGCGAGCGCCTGGCCGGGACCAGTTACGCCCAGATCGCGGCGCGCGGCGGCGGCATCGCCGGCAGCGTGCGCCTGACCCGCGCGGCGAGCAGCGACGAGCTCTACGCCCAGGCCGCTGCCCGCGCGCGGCAATTGATCGCGGACGGCGTCACCACCATCGAGATCAAGAGCGGCTACGGGCTGGACCTGGAATCCGAGCGCAAGATGCTCAAGGTGGCGCGCCGTCTGGGCCGCAGCCTGGGCGTGACCGTACGCACCAGCTATCTCGCCCTGCATACGGTGCCAGCCGACACCAGCGATCGCGCCAGCTACGTGCGCGCGGCCATCGAGGAGTGGTTGCCGCAACTGGCGGCCGAAGGCCTGGTCGATGCGGTCGACGCCTATCATGAGGGCATCGCATTCAACGCCGACGAAGTCGCTGCGCTGTTCCGCGCCGCGGCCGCGCTGAAACTGCCGGTACGCCTGCACGCAGACCAGTTGAGCGACCAGCAGGGCGCCGCGCTCGCCGCCGCGCACGGCGCGCTTTCGGCCGACCATCTGGAATGCACCGACGCCGCGGGCTGCGCCGCACTGGCGCGCGCGGGCACCGTGGCGGTTCTGTTGCCCGCCGCCTACCTGGTGCTCAAGGAAACCCGCAAACCACCGGTGACGCAGCTACGTGAGGCAGGCGCCGCGATGGCAGTCGCCACCGACGTCAATCCCGGCACATCGCCGCTATTGTCGCTGCGCACGGCGATGAGCCTGGCGATCAGCCTGTTCGACCTGCAGGTGGAGGAAGCCCTGCTCGGCACCACGCTGCATGCGGCAAAGGCGCTGGGTCTGCAAGAGACGCACGGCATCCTCGCGCCCGGAAAGCGCGCGGATTTCGTCTGCTGGGAAGCGGAATCGCCGGCCGAGCTGGTCTACTGGCTCGGCGGGGTGCTCGCACGCGAAGTGGTCGCGGGCGGCAACATCATCCACGGCCGCCCCTAA
- a CDS encoding 30S ribosomal protein THX: MGRGDKRSRKGKIFKGSYGNSRLQRAKKAVVAAPAKAAKKG, translated from the coding sequence ATGGGTCGTGGCGACAAGCGCAGCCGCAAGGGCAAGATCTTCAAGGGTTCCTACGGCAACAGCCGCCTGCAGCGGGCGAAGAAGGCAGTCGTCGCGGCGCCGGCCAAGGCCGCCAAGAAGGGCTGA
- a CDS encoding FAD-dependent oxidoreductase — MGGVEVVAVLGAGIAGASAARALADNGVAVRVYDKGRAPGGRAATRVRDGAHFDHGAQYFTARDPAFIAAVDRLRERGVVARWQPRMSVIDADGRREPGTHETRWVAQPGMSALAADLLLGLDVQCSRRVVDCTRDAHGWWLQLADGGREGPFASLLCTLPATQAVELLPHEAVSRDAAAIRFAPCWAVMLEFDRPIELEFDAAFVNHGPLSWIARDSSKPLRPSGERWLVHAGPRFSRAHLESTPDAVGPEILAAFAGITGSGHAPARWWAHRWRYALAEAPLDAGALADATRRIALGGDWCCGSRLEGAWLSGRALAAHALAWAGAARGATC; from the coding sequence ATGGGCGGCGTGGAAGTGGTTGCCGTCCTCGGCGCCGGGATCGCTGGCGCCAGCGCCGCCCGCGCGCTGGCGGACAACGGAGTCGCCGTCCGCGTCTACGACAAGGGTCGCGCGCCCGGCGGTCGCGCCGCGACGCGGGTACGCGACGGCGCGCATTTCGACCACGGCGCACAGTACTTCACGGCGCGCGATCCCGCCTTCATCGCGGCGGTCGATCGCCTGCGCGAGCGCGGCGTCGTCGCTCGCTGGCAGCCACGGATGAGCGTCATCGATGCCGACGGCCGCCGGGAACCGGGAACCCACGAGACCCGCTGGGTGGCGCAGCCCGGGATGTCGGCACTGGCGGCCGATTTGCTCCTGGGGCTGGATGTCCAGTGCAGCCGGCGGGTGGTCGATTGCACGCGCGACGCGCACGGGTGGTGGCTGCAACTCGCCGACGGTGGTCGCGAGGGGCCATTCGCCAGCCTGCTGTGCACCCTGCCGGCGACCCAGGCGGTCGAGTTGCTGCCGCATGAGGCGGTCTCGCGCGATGCCGCGGCGATCCGCTTCGCCCCGTGCTGGGCGGTGATGCTGGAATTCGATCGCCCCATCGAGCTCGAATTCGACGCGGCCTTCGTCAATCACGGGCCACTTTCATGGATCGCGCGCGACAGCAGCAAGCCGCTGCGGCCATCAGGGGAGCGCTGGCTGGTGCATGCCGGCCCAAGGTTCAGCCGCGCACACCTGGAGTCGACGCCGGATGCTGTGGGGCCGGAGATCCTCGCCGCCTTCGCCGGGATCACCGGGAGCGGGCACGCACCGGCGCGTTGGTGGGCGCATCGCTGGCGCTACGCCCTCGCCGAGGCGCCCCTGGATGCGGGCGCGCTGGCGGATGCGACGCGCCGGATCGCCCTGGGTGGCGACTGGTGCTGTGGTTCGCGGTTGGAGGGCGCCTGGCTCAGCGGACGCGCGCTCGCGGCGCACGCACTGGCATGGGCAGGTGCAGCCCGCGGCGCGACCTGTTAG
- a CDS encoding DUF3429 domain-containing protein produces the protein MSRQIPPAAAWLGGTGLIPFAAAALGAMIVEDAPLRALALQAFVAYSAVILSFLGGVRWGAALGEAGWRPLALSVFPSLIACGSLLVQPLDALKILALVYAVIGFFDVMRRPSPEWPAWFMKLRARLSGAVVVVHVVLIAVLSGAG, from the coding sequence ATGTCGAGACAGATCCCGCCCGCTGCCGCGTGGCTGGGCGGGACCGGGTTGATCCCGTTTGCGGCCGCGGCGCTGGGCGCAATGATCGTCGAAGACGCGCCGCTGCGGGCGCTCGCGCTGCAGGCTTTCGTCGCCTATTCGGCAGTGATCCTGTCCTTTCTCGGCGGAGTTCGCTGGGGCGCGGCGCTGGGTGAGGCCGGCTGGCGTCCGCTGGCGCTGTCGGTGTTTCCCAGCCTCATCGCCTGCGGCAGCCTGCTGGTCCAGCCGCTCGACGCGCTGAAGATCCTGGCGCTGGTGTATGCCGTGATCGGCTTCTTCGACGTGATGCGCCGGCCGTCGCCGGAATGGCCAGCGTGGTTCATGAAGCTGCGCGCGCGGCTCTCCGGCGCGGTGGTGGTGGTGCACGTGGTGCTCATCGCCGTGCTGTCCGGAGCCGGTTGA
- a CDS encoding nuclear transport factor 2 family protein translates to MNAPGAAKLYSFTAGRHRFRSAAATKLQELRIMEYLDVLERCRTTLPQPFGRGSDAERDALARFARFFSDFSPDKVDRLVDLTYAPDVWFNDTLKTIRGRDALRGYLRHSAEAVESCRVEILDTLGNDRGDYYLRWTMVIRFRRFKRGQDTQTIGMSHLRFNAEGLVLLHQDYWDSTAGLFEHVPLLGTGIRAIKRRV, encoded by the coding sequence ATGAACGCACCGGGTGCCGCCAAGCTCTACTCCTTCACCGCGGGCCGACACCGCTTCCGGTCAGCTGCCGCCACCAAACTGCAGGAATTGCGAATCATGGAATACCTGGATGTGCTGGAAAGGTGCAGGACGACCCTGCCCCAGCCCTTTGGGCGTGGATCCGACGCGGAGCGCGATGCCCTGGCGCGCTTCGCCCGGTTTTTCTCCGACTTCTCGCCGGACAAGGTTGACCGGCTGGTCGACCTGACTTATGCGCCGGATGTGTGGTTCAACGATACGTTGAAGACGATTCGCGGCCGCGACGCCCTGCGAGGCTACCTGCGCCACAGCGCCGAAGCCGTGGAGAGCTGCCGCGTCGAGATCCTGGACACCCTCGGCAACGACCGCGGGGACTATTACCTGCGTTGGACGATGGTGATCCGTTTCCGCCGTTTCAAGCGGGGGCAGGACACCCAGACCATCGGCATGAGCCATTTGCGCTTCAACGCCGAAGGCCTGGTGCTGCTGCACCAGGACTACTGGGATTCGACCGCTGGGCTGTTCGAGCACGTGCCGCTGCTCGGCACCGGCATCCGCGCGATCAAGCGGCGGGTCTGA